A single window of Candidatus Auribacterota bacterium DNA harbors:
- a CDS encoding radical SAM protein yields MNKNQSAPATMGTVHPAIYKKFKIFTRFFAGRPVWCTWQVTYRCNFSCTFCDYWKCRVKPSDELSVADIERGSRNLARISSLMISIGGGEPFMRPDLPRIVEALARYHMPLITTNGWFVTKETARDAYRAGLWGASVSLDYANEEKHDRARGIKGAYRRALKALEYFAGERCGRFQRVNVMAVLMRDNADEIEPLIRLAARYGAFFMVQPYCNLKGGEKEFTPDRAVGEHLLTLRKKYENFISNEYFLERFNLARDGGVPGCKAGKGFFNIDNFGRVAKCVEDLEHPLGSIVSDPALEILSRLNAAWRANTCRSCWYNCRGEIEALYNPRGFLKAMPVVLSTWSHTRRK; encoded by the coding sequence GTGAATAAAAACCAGAGCGCCCCTGCGACTATGGGAACTGTCCATCCCGCGATTTATAAAAAGTTCAAGATATTTACGCGCTTCTTCGCCGGGAGGCCCGTCTGGTGCACCTGGCAGGTGACCTATCGTTGCAACTTCAGCTGCACCTTCTGTGACTATTGGAAGTGCAGGGTAAAACCCTCGGACGAGCTGAGCGTGGCTGACATCGAGCGCGGCAGCCGCAATCTCGCCAGGATCAGTTCATTGATGATCTCCATCGGCGGCGGGGAACCGTTTATGCGCCCGGATCTGCCGCGGATTGTCGAGGCCCTGGCGCGCTACCATATGCCGCTCATCACCACGAACGGCTGGTTCGTCACGAAGGAGACTGCCCGTGATGCGTACCGCGCCGGTCTCTGGGGAGCGAGCGTGTCGCTTGACTACGCGAATGAAGAAAAGCACGACCGCGCCCGCGGCATAAAGGGGGCCTACCGCAGGGCGCTCAAGGCGCTCGAGTATTTTGCCGGAGAGCGCTGCGGCAGGTTCCAACGGGTCAATGTCATGGCCGTCCTCATGAGGGACAACGCGGATGAGATCGAGCCGCTCATCCGGCTCGCGGCCCGTTATGGCGCCTTCTTCATGGTGCAACCCTATTGCAATCTCAAGGGAGGGGAAAAGGAATTCACCCCCGATCGTGCGGTGGGCGAACATCTGCTCACGCTGCGCAAGAAATACGAAAATTTTATCTCCAATGAGTATTTTCTGGAGCGTTTTAATCTGGCGCGTGACGGCGGGGTCCCCGGGTGCAAGGCGGGGAAAGGGTTTTTCAATATTGATAACTTCGGCAGGGTCGCGAAATGCGTCGAGGACCTGGAGCACCCGCTCGGGAGCATCGTGAGCGATCCCGCACTGGAAATACTCTCACGCCTCAATGCCGCCTGGCGCGCGAACACCTGTCGCTCCTGCTGGTATAACTGCCGCGGCGAAATAGAAGCGCTCTATAACCCGCGCGGGTTCCTCAAGGCCATGCCCGTAGTACTCTCCACGTGGTCGCACACCCGCCGGAAGTGA
- a CDS encoding CDP-alcohol phosphatidyltransferase family protein — MYTYTEFFRRCVNAFKHSVTRLLVRGKVPADAITLTGFVCSCLAAAAFASGRFPWGGGMIVLAGACDVFDGAVAKARGRVTPFGGFFDSCLDRYSDILLLGGAGVYYAAHGPLRNVILAVLAIGGSTLVSYTRARAENIGVSCKVGFWERTERTFMIMLGGFFWRMPSILLELAIFANITAAHRIYYTWKQLNKPSWEPPRIPILSAILFWEYPRYTWQYDIYVGLGIVLPLVIKLN; from the coding sequence ATGTACACCTATACTGAGTTTTTTCGACGGTGCGTGAACGCCTTCAAACACTCAGTTACCCGTCTCCTCGTGCGCGGGAAAGTGCCCGCAGACGCGATCACCCTCACCGGTTTTGTCTGCTCCTGCCTCGCCGCGGCGGCGTTCGCGTCCGGACGCTTCCCGTGGGGGGGGGGGATGATCGTCCTCGCGGGCGCATGCGATGTGTTCGATGGAGCAGTCGCCAAGGCGAGGGGACGCGTCACCCCCTTCGGCGGCTTCTTTGATTCCTGCCTGGACCGCTACTCGGATATCCTCCTCCTGGGTGGGGCGGGCGTGTACTACGCGGCACACGGCCCCCTGCGCAATGTCATCCTCGCGGTACTGGCCATCGGCGGGTCAACGCTCGTGAGCTACACCCGTGCGCGGGCGGAGAACATCGGCGTGTCGTGCAAGGTCGGATTCTGGGAGAGGACCGAGCGAACCTTCATGATCATGCTTGGGGGATTCTTCTGGCGCATGCCGAGCATCCTCTTGGAGCTCGCGATCTTCGCGAATATCACCGCCGCGCACCGCATCTACTACACGTGGAAACAGTTGAACAAACCCTCGTGGGAACCCCCGCGCATCCCCATCCTCAGCGCGATTCTTTTCTGGGAATACCCCCGCTACACGTGGCAGTACGATATCTACGTGGGGCTCGGGATCGTTCTGCCGCTGGTAATTAAACTGAATTAG
- a CDS encoding ATP-binding protein, translating into MTLRTKTIIAFCSIVGGLIATLYLVSRIILLGSFAELGERSISRDVERVRDSLAKEIEELDYTTRDWAWWDETCAFVQNGNEVFIKNNLNDITLGALKINAILFVDPSGRVVFATGFDPEHHTRSFLPKGLEQHIRSSSLLLGIHKPHDKVTGIISLPAGPVLVAVRPILTGEGKGTLRGTLVMGRSLDARKIRELASLIHLSLKVFPFAARGLPSDVLAVAPLLAQKSSIIVKPLNQDLIAGYTLIRDLYGKPGLIVRVDSPRAIYAYGQRTVRYFVFSLLTIGLLLGIVIVLLLDMVVLSRLRQLNARIDDIGRAGDFSGRVALGGRDELSKLAASINAMLVALERSQHEMRKSQADYRALFENMLTGFAYCRIVVDDREQPVDFVYIEVNSVFEKITRLRRDRIIDKRFTEVLPRIQDSDFDWIGFYGGVALGGEVARVERYSEFLGRWYSVSAYSPAKGYFALLFDDITNRKRAEEELRKGQSRQKAILDNIPDIAWLKDRESKFIAVNEPFGKACGVAPAGLVGKTDFDIWPRDLAERYRADDAEVMQSGRRKRVEEPLVDATGNRSWIETIKTPIYDHEGTLIGTTGIARDITYRKRAEEALRRAAEDLERSNEDLEQFASVASHDLQEPLRMVASYLELLARRYKGKLDPDADEFIRYAVDGAVRMKALINDLLEYSRLGTIGLFLEPTDCTVALERAIANLQVAVSESGATVTHDVLPVVTADAPQLVQLFQNLISNAIRFRAAEPPCIHISAEQRPPEWVISVRDNGIGIDPQFHDRIFVIFQRLHGRDEYPGTGIGLTLCRKIVERHEGRIWVESAPGSGSTFYFTIPTRES; encoded by the coding sequence TTGACCTTACGCACGAAAACAATCATAGCTTTTTGCAGTATCGTGGGTGGTTTAATCGCCACCCTCTATCTGGTCTCGCGGATTATTTTGCTCGGCAGCTTTGCGGAGCTGGGGGAGCGGAGCATTTCCAGGGATGTTGAACGCGTGAGAGACTCCCTGGCAAAGGAGATAGAGGAATTGGATTACACCACGCGCGACTGGGCGTGGTGGGATGAGACCTGTGCGTTTGTTCAAAATGGCAATGAAGTGTTCATAAAAAACAATCTCAACGACATCACCCTCGGTGCGCTCAAGATCAATGCGATACTGTTCGTCGATCCATCAGGCAGGGTTGTCTTTGCGACAGGTTTTGATCCGGAGCACCACACCAGGAGTTTCCTGCCAAAGGGATTGGAGCAGCATATCCGCTCCTCCAGCCTTCTGCTCGGGATTCATAAACCCCATGATAAGGTCACCGGGATTATTTCGCTCCCTGCGGGCCCGGTACTTGTTGCCGTGCGCCCCATTCTGACCGGAGAGGGCAAAGGGACTCTGCGCGGCACGCTTGTCATGGGTCGCTCGTTGGATGCGCGGAAAATCAGAGAGCTCGCATCGCTGATCCATCTATCCCTCAAGGTGTTCCCATTCGCGGCTCGCGGGTTGCCATCCGATGTCCTCGCAGTGGCCCCCTTGTTAGCGCAAAAATCTTCCATCATTGTCAAACCACTCAATCAGGATCTAATTGCAGGCTATACCCTTATACGGGATCTCTACGGGAAGCCGGGCCTCATAGTGCGGGTAGACAGCCCGAGGGCGATCTACGCGTACGGGCAGAGGACCGTGCGCTATTTTGTTTTCTCCCTCCTCACAATCGGCCTTCTGTTGGGAATAGTCATAGTTCTTCTCTTGGACATGGTAGTGCTGTCCCGCCTGAGGCAGCTCAATGCCCGGATTGATGATATAGGGCGGGCGGGTGATTTCTCGGGGCGCGTGGCACTGGGAGGGAGGGACGAACTGTCCAAACTCGCCGCCTCGATCAATGCGATGCTCGTCGCCCTGGAGCGTTCACAGCATGAGATGAGAAAGAGCCAGGCTGACTATCGGGCACTGTTCGAGAATATGCTCACCGGTTTTGCGTATTGCAGGATCGTCGTCGATGACCGCGAGCAGCCGGTGGATTTCGTCTACATCGAGGTCAATAGCGTTTTTGAGAAGATCACCAGATTGAGGAGGGATAGGATCATTGATAAAAGGTTTACGGAGGTGCTTCCGCGGATTCAGGATTCTGATTTTGATTGGATAGGGTTTTACGGCGGGGTGGCCCTGGGTGGAGAAGTGGCGCGGGTGGAGCGGTATTCGGAGTTCCTCGGCCGATGGTACTCGGTCTCTGCCTACAGCCCGGCGAAGGGCTATTTTGCCCTTCTCTTTGATGATATTACCAACCGCAAAAGGGCTGAGGAGGAATTGAGGAAGGGGCAGAGTCGGCAGAAGGCGATACTCGACAATATCCCCGATATCGCCTGGCTGAAGGATAGGGAGAGCAAGTTTATCGCGGTGAATGAGCCGTTCGGTAAAGCGTGCGGGGTGGCGCCTGCGGGACTGGTCGGGAAGACAGACTTTGACATCTGGCCGAGGGACCTGGCTGAACGGTATCGGGCTGATGATGCCGAGGTGATGCAATCCGGGCGGCGCAAGCGCGTTGAAGAGCCGCTGGTAGATGCCACAGGAAACAGGAGCTGGATAGAAACGATCAAGACACCGATTTATGATCATGAAGGCACGTTGATCGGGACCACCGGCATCGCGCGCGACATCACCTACCGAAAGCGGGCCGAAGAGGCGCTCAGAAGGGCCGCGGAGGATTTAGAGCGTTCAAACGAGGATCTCGAGCAATTCGCCTCTGTGGCCTCTCATGACCTGCAGGAGCCGCTGCGAATGGTGGCGAGCTACCTGGAGCTGCTGGCGCGGCGCTACAAAGGCAAGCTCGATCCGGATGCCGATGAGTTCATTCGATATGCCGTCGATGGGGCAGTCCGCATGAAGGCCCTCATCAATGATCTTCTGGAGTATTCACGCCTGGGAACCATCGGACTGTTTTTGGAGCCAACTGATTGTACGGTTGCCCTCGAGCGCGCCATTGCCAATTTACAGGTGGCAGTCAGCGAGAGCGGCGCGACGGTGACTCACGATGTGCTGCCGGTGGTAACGGCAGACGCGCCACAGCTCGTTCAGCTCTTCCAGAATCTCATCAGCAACGCCATACGGTTTCGGGCGGCGGAACCTCCCTGCATCCATATCTCGGCTGAACAGAGACCCCCTGAGTGGGTTATCTCGGTCCGCGACAACGGGATCGGCATCGATCCGCAATTTCACGACCGGATCTTCGTGATATTCCAGCGCCTGCACGGACGGGATGAATACCCGGGGACCGGTATCGGCCTGACGCTGTGCAGAAAAATAGTGGAGCGGCACGAGGGGCGCATCTGGGTGGAGTCAGCGCCGGGGAGCGGTTCAACATTCTATTTTACGATTCCCACCCGTGAATCGTGA
- a CDS encoding response regulator: MEDNPGDVRLIEEIMKESGMPIRLNVVRDGVEAMAFLRQEGPYTHVATPNLIVLDLNLPRKNGHEVIAEVKEDLGLRRIPVVVLTGSEAEEDINRAYDLHANCCIIKPFNLDQFIRVVRQMQEFLLTVAKLPGERGTGEGKG; this comes from the coding sequence GTGGAGGACAATCCAGGCGACGTGCGGCTCATCGAGGAAATCATGAAGGAGAGCGGGATGCCTATCCGCCTGAACGTTGTCCGGGACGGAGTTGAGGCAATGGCCTTCCTCCGCCAGGAGGGGCCGTATACACACGTAGCGACGCCGAACCTCATCGTGCTTGACTTAAACCTTCCCAGGAAAAATGGGCACGAGGTGATTGCCGAGGTAAAGGAGGATCTCGGGTTGAGGCGGATCCCTGTGGTAGTCCTCACCGGGTCTGAGGCAGAAGAGGATATCAACAGGGCCTATGATCTCCACGCGAACTGCTGCATCATCAAGCCATTTAATCTTGACCAATTTATCAGGGTGGTTCGGCAGATGCAGGAATTTTTGTTGACCGTGGCGAAGTTGCCGGGGGAGCGAGGGACCGGCGAGGGGAAGGGATGA
- a CDS encoding response regulator yields MSEAKIGILLIEDSPLQARLIEEMVSEVQSAQFHIERADRLSKGLERLAGGGIDLVLLDLTLPDSWGLDTFIRLRAAHPAIPVVVLTGAGNEKVCREAEQRGAQECMVKDQLSSISLDRCIRNALAGKRMDTDTSG; encoded by the coding sequence ATGAGCGAAGCAAAAATCGGAATCCTGCTCATCGAGGATAGCCCTCTACAGGCTCGCCTCATAGAGGAGATGGTCTCTGAAGTGCAGAGCGCTCAATTCCATATTGAGCGGGCCGACCGGCTCTCAAAAGGGCTGGAGCGCCTCGCGGGAGGCGGGATTGATCTTGTGCTGCTGGATTTGACTCTCCCGGACAGCTGGGGGCTGGATACATTCATCAGGCTGCGTGCTGCCCACCCCGCAATCCCCGTGGTGGTGCTGACGGGGGCGGGCAACGAGAAAGTGTGCAGAGAGGCGGAACAGCGTGGCGCTCAGGAGTGCATGGTGAAGGATCAGCTCAGCAGCATCTCGCTCGACCGATGCATACGCAACGCCCTCGCGGGCAAGCGGATGGATACTGAC